One Danio aesculapii chromosome 22, fDanAes4.1, whole genome shotgun sequence genomic window carries:
- the LOC130215500 gene encoding natural killer cell receptor 2B4-like yields MLKLKKMIHLIIFNLTLLYLFVVSDAVTVKPVMVGESVTLVIQRNGDIEWKFGDRNILIAQISGYKIALHDDALGGSFKGRLILAPTGSLTINNTRITDSGNYEAIYTRTSNLLDTFKLTVHAPLPIPVISTYFSPCPNTSSESRCVLLCSVVNVSAVSLSWYKGNRVLSSISASDLSISLSLPLEVETQDKNTYSCVVSNPLSNQTTHLDIDKLCNTCSDGLCRTAVILLALSAVLVIALVAVLVYEFRSRCLQKKKSVQEEAKHTYSSLNFAK; encoded by the exons ATGCTCAAACTGAAGAAAATGATTCACCTGATTATCTTCAATCTGACCCTACTGTATCTATTTG TTGTGTCTGATGCTGTTACTGTGAAGCCAGTGATGGTTGGAGAATCAGTCACTCTAGTAATACAGAGAAATGGGGACATCGAGTGGAAGTTTGGAGATCGGAACATTCTCATAGCTCAGATCAGCGGCTATAAAATCGCATTGCATGATGATGCTCTTGGTGGGAGTTTCAAAGGCAGACTGATACTGGCTCCGACTGGATCCCTGACCATCAACAACACCAGAATAACAGACTCTGGAAATTATGAAGCAATCTACACCAGAACATCAAATCTACTCGACACATTCAAGCTGACTGTGCACG CTCCTCTTCCAATTCCTGTCATTTCCACCTACTTCTCTCCATGCCCAAATACATCATCGGAGTCGAGATGTGTGCTGCTGTGTTCAGTGGTGAATGTGAGtgctgtgagtctctcctggtacaaaggaaacaggGTATTGTCCAGCATCAGTGCGTCTGATCTtagcatcagtctctctctacctctggagGTGGAAACTCAGGATAAAAACACCTACAGCTGTGTGGTCAGCAACCCCCTCAGCAACCAGACCACGCATCTGGACATCGACAAACTCTGTAACACATGCTCAG ATGGCCTCTGTCGTACTGCTGTGATCCTTTTGGCTCTCTCTGCTGTGCTGGTCATTGCTCTGGTGGCTGTACTGGTTTATGAGTTCAGATCCAGATGTCTTCAAAAGAAGAAGAGTGTGCAGGAAGAAGCAAAACACACCTATTCATCTCTAAATTTtgcaaagtaa